One stretch of Filifactor alocis ATCC 35896 DNA includes these proteins:
- the tnpA gene encoding IS200/IS605 family transposase, translating to MSQQNNVNNSLAHTKWNCKYHVVFAPKYRRKVFYGEKKEAIRDIIRTLCQWKGVEIIEGEVCPDHIHLLLSIPPKISVSSFMGYLKGKSSLMIFQKYGNMKFAYRNREFWCKGYYVDTVGKNTKAIQEYISNQLKVDRESDQLSIFDPRDPFTGSK from the coding sequence ATGTCTCAACAAAATAATGTCAATAACAGTTTAGCACATACCAAATGGAATTGTAAGTACCATGTAGTATTTGCACCAAAATATAGAAGAAAAGTCTTTTATGGAGAAAAAAAGGAAGCGATAAGAGATATAATAAGAACATTATGTCAGTGGAAAGGAGTTGAAATAATAGAAGGAGAAGTTTGTCCCGATCATATACATCTATTACTTAGTATACCACCAAAAATAAGTGTATCGAGTTTCATGGGATATCTGAAAGGAAAAAGCAGTCTAATGATATTTCAAAAATATGGAAACATGAAGTTTGCATATAGAAACAGAGAGTTTTGGTGTAAAGGATATTACGTAGATACCGTAGGTAAAAATACAAAAGCAATACAGGAATATATATCAAATCAATTGAAAGTAGATAGAGAAAGTGATCAATTAAGTATATTTGATCCGAGAGACCCGTTTACGGGTAGCAAATAA
- the rpsI gene encoding 30S ribosomal protein S9, with the protein MAKVQYFGTGRRKSSVARVRLMPGEGNVLINGRTLDSYFGYETLKREVLRPLVITDTQGKYDVIVKVEGGGFTGQAGAIRHGISRALLEVDAELRPILKKAGFLTRDPRMKERKKYGLKAARRAPQFSKR; encoded by the coding sequence ATGGCTAAAGTACAGTATTTTGGAACAGGAAGAAGAAAAAGCTCTGTAGCAAGAGTTAGATTGATGCCGGGTGAAGGTAATGTTTTAATCAACGGAAGAACATTAGATTCTTATTTCGGATATGAAACATTGAAGAGAGAAGTATTGAGACCGTTGGTTATCACTGATACACAAGGAAAATATGATGTTATTGTTAAAGTAGAAGGTGGCGGATTTACAGGTCAAGCAGGAGCAATTCGTCATGGAATTTCCAGAGCATTATTAGAAGTTGATGCAGAATTGAGACCTATTTTGAAAAAAGCAGGATTCTTGACAAGAGATCCAAGAATGAAAGAAAGAAAGAAATATGGATTGAAAGCTGCGAGAAGAGCTCCTCAATTCTCAAAAAGATAG
- the rplM gene encoding 50S ribosomal protein L13: MKSYISKASDVTRDWYLVDAEGKTLGRLCTEIATVLRGKHKPTFTPHIDGGDYVVVINAEKVVLTGKKTSQKVYRHHSGYFGGLKEVSFKDMLQKNPEEIVRHAVYGMLSKNRLRDPMMKRLKIYVGSEHKHEAQQLKQLDI; the protein is encoded by the coding sequence ATGAAGTCTTATATTTCTAAAGCATCTGACGTAACAAGAGATTGGTATCTTGTTGATGCAGAAGGCAAAACATTAGGAAGACTCTGCACAGAAATTGCGACTGTGTTAAGAGGAAAACACAAACCAACATTTACTCCACATATTGACGGGGGAGACTATGTAGTAGTTATTAATGCTGAAAAAGTTGTTTTAACAGGTAAAAAAACAAGTCAAAAAGTATATAGACACCACTCAGGGTACTTTGGCGGATTGAAAGAAGTTTCTTTCAAGGATATGCTTCAAAAAAATCCAGAAGAAATTGTTCGTCATGCAGTGTATGGAATGCTTTCAAAAAATAGATTGAGAGATCCTATGATGAAACGCTTAAAAATTTATGTAGGTTCTGAACATAAGCATGAAGCACAACAATTAAAACAATTGGATATATAG
- a CDS encoding histidine triad nucleotide-binding protein, producing MSCLFCSIVSGEIPSTKVYEDEWVYAFKDIDPQAPVHIVLIPKEHCANFMELKDMKILSYLGEAVQKICVQEGIDKNGFRVVTNCGEQGGQTVDHLHFHILGGRNLMWPPG from the coding sequence ATGAGTTGTTTATTTTGTAGCATTGTGTCCGGAGAAATTCCATCCACAAAAGTATATGAGGATGAGTGGGTGTATGCATTTAAGGATATTGATCCACAGGCTCCGGTGCATATTGTATTGATTCCAAAAGAACATTGTGCAAATTTTATGGAATTGAAAGATATGAAAATCCTGTCTTATTTGGGAGAAGCAGTCCAAAAAATTTGTGTACAAGAAGGAATTGATAAGAATGGATTTAGAGTTGTGACAAATTGTGGAGAACAAGGCGGTCAAACTGTAGATCATCTTCATTTTCATATTCTGGGTGGAAGAAATTTGATGTGGCCACCGGGCTAA